A section of the Lepus europaeus isolate LE1 chromosome 19, mLepTim1.pri, whole genome shotgun sequence genome encodes:
- the ZNF576 gene encoding zinc finger protein 576 isoform X1, whose translation MATTGSASRGTSGGNVRGAAVTMENPHPEETLEPQESPSERRPGRPGGRIRPLEAPQCSRCLITFADSKFLERHLKREHPADFVAQKLRGVLFVCFICTRPFLSSEALILHQRSHGPGARAPPAGAAAAARARFPCPDCGKAFAQTGSLRRHLRRHRQVHVARPFACTECGQDFAQEAGLHQHYIRHARGEL comes from the exons ATGGCAACCACGGGCTCGGCTTCGAGAGGCACCTCAGGCGGAAACGTTCG AGGGGCCGCGGTCACCATGGAGAACCCGCACCCTGAGGAGACCTTGGAGCCGCAGGAGTCGCCCAGCGAGAGGCGTCCCGGCCGCCCGGGGGGCCGCATCC GCCCCCTGGAGGCCCCGCAGTGCAGCCGCTGCCTCATCACCTTCGCCGACTCCAAGTTCCTGGAGCGCCACCTGAAGCGGGAGCACCCGGCCGACTTCGTGGCCCAGAAGCTGCGGGGGGTGCTCTTCGTCTGCTTCATCTGCACccgccccttcctctcctccgAGGCCCTGATCCTCCACCAGCGGAGCCACGGCCCCGGCGCGCGTgcgccccctgcaggtgcagccgCCGCCGCGCGGGCCCGCTTCCCGTGTCCCGACTGCGGCAAGGCCTTTGCGCAGACCGGCTCTCTGCGGAGACACCTGCGGAGACACCGGCAGGTGCACGTGGCCCGCCCCTTCGCCTGCACCGAGTGTGGCCAGGATTTtgcccaggaggcagggctgcaccAGCACTACATCCGGCACGCTCGGGGGGAGCTCTGA
- the ZNF576 gene encoding zinc finger protein 576 isoform X2: protein MGTSWGGQRGAAVTMENPHPEETLEPQESPSERRPGRPGGRIRPLEAPQCSRCLITFADSKFLERHLKREHPADFVAQKLRGVLFVCFICTRPFLSSEALILHQRSHGPGARAPPAGAAAAARARFPCPDCGKAFAQTGSLRRHLRRHRQVHVARPFACTECGQDFAQEAGLHQHYIRHARGEL from the exons ATGGGTACATCTTGGGGGGGTCAAAG AGGGGCCGCGGTCACCATGGAGAACCCGCACCCTGAGGAGACCTTGGAGCCGCAGGAGTCGCCCAGCGAGAGGCGTCCCGGCCGCCCGGGGGGCCGCATCC GCCCCCTGGAGGCCCCGCAGTGCAGCCGCTGCCTCATCACCTTCGCCGACTCCAAGTTCCTGGAGCGCCACCTGAAGCGGGAGCACCCGGCCGACTTCGTGGCCCAGAAGCTGCGGGGGGTGCTCTTCGTCTGCTTCATCTGCACccgccccttcctctcctccgAGGCCCTGATCCTCCACCAGCGGAGCCACGGCCCCGGCGCGCGTgcgccccctgcaggtgcagccgCCGCCGCGCGGGCCCGCTTCCCGTGTCCCGACTGCGGCAAGGCCTTTGCGCAGACCGGCTCTCTGCGGAGACACCTGCGGAGACACCGGCAGGTGCACGTGGCCCGCCCCTTCGCCTGCACCGAGTGTGGCCAGGATTTtgcccaggaggcagggctgcaccAGCACTACATCCGGCACGCTCGGGGGGAGCTCTGA
- the ZNF576 gene encoding zinc finger protein 576 isoform X3 has product MENPHPEETLEPQESPSERRPGRPGGRIRPLEAPQCSRCLITFADSKFLERHLKREHPADFVAQKLRGVLFVCFICTRPFLSSEALILHQRSHGPGARAPPAGAAAAARARFPCPDCGKAFAQTGSLRRHLRRHRQVHVARPFACTECGQDFAQEAGLHQHYIRHARGEL; this is encoded by the exons ATGGAGAACCCGCACCCTGAGGAGACCTTGGAGCCGCAGGAGTCGCCCAGCGAGAGGCGTCCCGGCCGCCCGGGGGGCCGCATCC GCCCCCTGGAGGCCCCGCAGTGCAGCCGCTGCCTCATCACCTTCGCCGACTCCAAGTTCCTGGAGCGCCACCTGAAGCGGGAGCACCCGGCCGACTTCGTGGCCCAGAAGCTGCGGGGGGTGCTCTTCGTCTGCTTCATCTGCACccgccccttcctctcctccgAGGCCCTGATCCTCCACCAGCGGAGCCACGGCCCCGGCGCGCGTgcgccccctgcaggtgcagccgCCGCCGCGCGGGCCCGCTTCCCGTGTCCCGACTGCGGCAAGGCCTTTGCGCAGACCGGCTCTCTGCGGAGACACCTGCGGAGACACCGGCAGGTGCACGTGGCCCGCCCCTTCGCCTGCACCGAGTGTGGCCAGGATTTtgcccaggaggcagggctgcaccAGCACTACATCCGGCACGCTCGGGGGGAGCTCTGA